Proteins co-encoded in one Ignavibacteria bacterium genomic window:
- a CDS encoding efflux RND transporter periplasmic adaptor subunit gives MRIFRILSVLLFTGLILTGCKKETDTSKIKVSGNLEAISVTLSSQTPGLVVNFPFEEGDVVKENDTIVKIDDSNLLLQLAKTGALIEGADAQYSLLLSGARKEDIKQAEEVASQLEANVQLAESDFARIKNLYGTGSMTKKQYDDAETRLKVLRSQLDAAKENLQKVKTIVRPEELKSAAARKKEASASADILKNAIEKCFVISPISGKIVKKYVKKGEVAGAMSSLVKISAQDELDLIVYVQETDLGKVKTGQTVDIKIDSYPNKSYTGKVIFISPEAAFTPKNIQTEDERTRLVYEVKVRVKNQNNELKDGMPADAFIKL, from the coding sequence ATGAGAATATTTAGGATTCTCTCAGTTTTGCTTTTTACCGGTCTGATTTTAACCGGATGCAAAAAAGAAACCGACACTTCCAAAATTAAAGTCTCCGGGAATCTTGAGGCTATCAGCGTAACACTCTCCTCACAAACGCCCGGACTTGTCGTCAATTTCCCTTTCGAAGAAGGAGATGTGGTGAAGGAGAATGACACAATCGTCAAGATTGATGATTCCAATCTGCTTCTTCAACTTGCAAAGACCGGAGCGCTAATAGAAGGTGCAGACGCCCAATACAGTCTGCTTCTAAGCGGTGCCCGAAAAGAGGATATCAAGCAGGCAGAGGAAGTGGCGTCACAACTAGAGGCAAACGTGCAACTTGCTGAATCTGATTTTGCCCGCATTAAAAACCTTTACGGCACCGGGTCGATGACGAAAAAGCAATATGATGATGCTGAAACACGCTTGAAAGTACTTCGATCTCAACTGGATGCGGCAAAGGAAAACCTTCAAAAAGTGAAAACCATTGTCAGACCTGAAGAACTTAAATCGGCAGCAGCCCGGAAAAAGGAAGCATCAGCGAGTGCAGATATCCTGAAAAATGCCATTGAGAAATGTTTCGTTATCTCCCCCATCTCAGGTAAAATTGTCAAAAAATATGTTAAAAAAGGAGAGGTTGCCGGTGCCATGTCGTCACTGGTTAAAATTTCCGCACAAGACGAACTCGATTTAATCGTCTATGTACAGGAAACCGACCTGGGCAAAGTAAAGACGGGTCAAACGGTTGATATAAAAATTGACAGCTACCCGAATAAATCCTACACAGGCAAGGTAATCTTCATTTCACCCGAGGCAGCCTTCACTCCCAAAAATATACAGACCGAGGATGAAAGAACCCGTCTCGTATATGAAGTGAAGGTCAGAGTAAAAAATCAGAATAATGAGTTAAAAGATGGAATGCCCGCTGATGCGTTTATCAAATTATAG
- a CDS encoding ABC transporter ATP-binding protein: MPVIEITSLKKTYGETLAVNSIDLSILEGEMFGLVGPDGAGKTTTMRILCGLTKPTGGSVTIFNKELSKAKKDIQNNIGYLSQKFSLYGDLTVDENIRFFANIHNVRHFEERRDELLELMRLIKFRDRFADKLSGGMKQKLALACSLIHKPKILFLDEPTTGVDPVSRRDFWKILSKLQADGITILLTTPYLDEAERCNRIGLMNRGEIIALGKPQEVKDTVDMSVLEIYCDEVRKVSRIIRENLKYDTQAFGDRIDILSQNPEDVLIDVTGLLKKHNLAITESRIISPSLENIFIHLVSSNYK, translated from the coding sequence ATGCCGGTGATAGAGATAACTTCGCTAAAAAAAACATACGGCGAGACTTTGGCTGTAAACTCGATTGACCTTTCAATTCTGGAAGGTGAAATGTTCGGGCTGGTGGGTCCAGACGGAGCGGGAAAAACAACGACGATGCGAATACTTTGCGGATTGACGAAACCAACCGGCGGATCAGTCACCATTTTCAACAAGGAATTATCAAAAGCAAAAAAGGATATCCAAAACAATATCGGATATCTCTCACAGAAGTTCTCTCTATATGGAGACCTGACAGTCGATGAGAATATCAGGTTTTTTGCGAACATTCATAATGTAAGGCATTTCGAAGAGAGAAGAGATGAGTTACTTGAACTGATGAGACTTATCAAATTCCGGGACAGATTTGCGGACAAGCTTTCAGGTGGAATGAAACAAAAGCTCGCCCTCGCTTGCTCTCTGATTCACAAACCAAAAATATTGTTTCTCGATGAACCAACCACTGGAGTTGATCCTGTCTCCCGAAGAGATTTTTGGAAGATACTCTCTAAACTCCAGGCCGATGGCATCACAATTCTGCTTACCACTCCCTATCTTGACGAAGCAGAAAGATGCAACCGTATCGGATTGATGAACAGAGGAGAAATAATCGCCCTCGGAAAGCCACAGGAAGTGAAAGACACAGTCGATATGTCTGTCCTGGAAATTTACTGTGATGAAGTAAGAAAGGTCTCCCGGATTATCAGGGAAAATCTGAAATATGACACACAGGCATTCGGTGACAGAATAGATATTCTTTCCCAAAATCCTGAAGATGTATTGATCGATGTGACGGGACTATTAAAGAAACATAATCTGGCAATTACAGAATCCAGAATCATCTCACCTTCACTCGAAAATATTTTTATCCACCTCGTAAGCAGTAATTACAAGTAA
- a CDS encoding TolC family protein has protein sequence MKKYKLSTILLFFTLFVTGVPAQTFSLEDCIKASLDNSRPLALNNSAIQQNLGKVKEVAAMKLPQLKFLASYSRLSDIPNSEIKLPFLPSPVVLQEPILNNYALRLSLTQPLFTGHRLSSQEKSVEISTEALKSDNEIIKNDEAIKTIAAYYNLAAANEQLAVIEENITTLKKRLSDANDFYKNGLITRNDILKIEVQISNTLSKKIDAETAILAAKAQLNLAIGRSVDSPIEINKFSWAEPATAIDFETLKQTAETNRGEFKTLAIKQKVLEENMNVAKAGYLPEIYLGSNLYYTNPSQRIFPQKDEFRATWDVSLSLQWNVWDWGATSAKVDQATESIKSLGTTKQQLSDAVSNEVYQNYLQYTAARSKLKNLEITLEQANENYRVTLENFNAQVATAADLLEADNSLFAAKTSLQLAKIGIVLSGYKLLKSTGKRLY, from the coding sequence ATGAAAAAATATAAATTATCAACCATTCTGTTGTTCTTCACACTTTTTGTGACCGGTGTACCGGCGCAAACTTTTAGTCTTGAGGATTGCATTAAAGCCTCGTTGGACAACAGTCGTCCGCTCGCTCTGAACAACTCCGCGATACAACAAAATTTGGGAAAAGTAAAAGAAGTTGCAGCAATGAAACTTCCCCAGTTAAAATTCCTCGCGTCGTATTCGAGACTGAGCGACATACCAAACTCAGAGATAAAGCTCCCGTTCCTGCCCTCTCCCGTGGTTTTGCAGGAGCCCATACTGAACAATTATGCCTTGAGACTCAGCCTGACTCAACCTCTATTCACAGGACACCGGTTATCGTCTCAAGAGAAGAGTGTTGAGATTTCAACCGAGGCATTGAAGTCAGATAACGAAATAATAAAAAACGATGAAGCCATAAAAACGATTGCGGCCTATTACAATCTCGCGGCTGCGAATGAACAACTGGCGGTGATTGAAGAAAATATCACAACCCTCAAAAAGCGGTTGTCTGATGCGAACGATTTTTACAAAAACGGACTGATTACCAGAAACGACATCTTAAAAATTGAAGTGCAAATATCCAACACCCTTTCCAAAAAAATTGATGCTGAGACGGCAATCCTTGCTGCCAAAGCACAGTTAAACCTCGCGATCGGAAGAAGCGTCGATTCACCGATTGAGATCAACAAGTTTTCATGGGCTGAGCCGGCTACTGCAATTGACTTTGAGACGCTAAAACAGACTGCGGAGACCAACAGAGGTGAGTTCAAAACACTCGCAATCAAACAAAAGGTTTTGGAAGAGAACATGAATGTCGCCAAAGCAGGTTACCTACCTGAAATTTATCTTGGTTCGAACCTCTACTACACCAATCCCTCTCAAAGAATTTTCCCTCAAAAGGACGAATTCCGGGCAACCTGGGATGTCTCCTTGAGTCTGCAATGGAATGTCTGGGACTGGGGTGCCACTTCTGCCAAGGTTGATCAAGCCACAGAAAGCATCAAAAGTCTTGGCACGACAAAACAACAGCTTTCGGATGCGGTTTCCAATGAAGTCTATCAAAATTATCTCCAGTATACCGCTGCCAGGTCCAAATTGAAAAATCTTGAGATCACTCTGGAACAGGCAAATGAAAACTACAGGGTGACACTCGAAAACTTTAATGCTCAGGTGGCAACAGCTGCCGATTTGCTTGAAGCTGACAATTCCCTTTTCGCTGCAAAAACGAGCCTGCAACTTGCAAAAATCGGCATTGTCCTGTCGGGCTATAAACTTCTGAAGTCAACAGGAAAGAGGTTGTATTAA
- a CDS encoding ATP-binding cassette domain-containing protein, with the protein MQYAIEVSRLTKKFGDFVSVDEVSFSIPQGEIFGFLGANGAGKSTTIKMLCGLLEPTSGDALVGGYSIMNEPEKVKENIGYMSQKFSLYNDLSVEENINFFGGVYGLERSELAERKKWALEVSFLQGREKTVTGSLPGGIKQRLALATAVIHKPKIVFLDEPTSGVDPISRRAFWELINSLSEEGITVFVTTHYLEEAEYCANIILINAGKIIAEGTPTELKQDHIKSRVLEISSNNSVELMNKISESHLNGEISIFGDKIHFIPADNAASNVETIRFLNTNFSNFDMNISEILPSLEDVFIHLIEKKY; encoded by the coding sequence ATGCAATACGCCATCGAGGTAAGCCGGCTCACTAAAAAATTTGGAGATTTTGTCTCTGTCGATGAGGTTAGTTTTTCGATTCCACAAGGCGAAATTTTTGGATTTCTGGGAGCCAATGGTGCCGGAAAATCTACAACAATCAAGATGCTTTGCGGATTGCTTGAACCAACTTCGGGGGATGCTTTGGTTGGCGGTTACAGCATCATGAATGAGCCTGAAAAAGTGAAAGAAAACATCGGCTACATGTCTCAAAAGTTCAGTCTTTACAACGACCTTTCAGTGGAAGAGAACATCAATTTTTTTGGCGGGGTTTACGGTCTGGAAAGAAGCGAACTTGCTGAAAGGAAAAAATGGGCTCTCGAAGTATCCTTTCTACAAGGGAGAGAGAAGACCGTCACAGGAAGCCTCCCCGGAGGCATAAAACAGCGGCTCGCACTTGCAACAGCAGTAATCCACAAGCCAAAAATCGTATTTCTCGATGAACCTACAAGTGGTGTTGATCCAATCTCAAGAAGAGCTTTTTGGGAGCTTATCAACTCACTTTCAGAGGAAGGTATTACTGTTTTTGTAACCACCCACTACCTTGAAGAAGCCGAGTATTGTGCCAATATCATCCTTATTAATGCAGGGAAAATAATTGCCGAGGGCACACCAACCGAGTTGAAACAGGACCACATCAAATCAAGGGTATTGGAAATCAGTTCTAACAACAGTGTTGAGTTGATGAACAAAATTTCTGAATCACATCTGAATGGTGAGATCTCCATTTTTGGAGACAAAATTCACTTCATTCCGGCAGATAATGCTGCTTCCAATGTTGAAACAATCCGGTTCCTTAATACAAATTTCTCAAATTTTGATATGAACATCTCTGAGATACTCCCCTCCCTTGAAGATGTTTTCATTCATCTTATCGAAAAAAAATATTGA